The following nucleotide sequence is from Acidobacteriota bacterium.
AGCCCCTCTCTTCGCCCTCCTTTTTCCTACGAAAAAAGCGCCCCGGAGGGCGCTATTCTCGAGCGTTCTGCAATTCGACGAAGGGGCCGCGGCAGCAGGCCGCCGCCCCTTGACTCAGGGTTCCATGGGTCCCTGGGAACCCTCCGACCGAGAGGCTTCGAGGAGGTTGGAGAGCTCGTCGATGAGGGAGACGGAAGCGCTCTCCATGCGGGTGGCGTTCTGGAATACGATCCACGCCGCCATCACCTCGCGGCCGAGATCCCGAGACTGGAAGATGGGGATCATCTGCTCCGCCAGCTGGCGCATCTCCGAAGCTCTTCCTTGACGGGCATAGACCCCGGCGAGGTCCAAAGAGACCAGCGCTGCGTCGTAGCCGATCTCCTGCTCGACGAATTGGTCCCGAACTTCGCTGAAGGCCTTCTCGGCCTCGCCGACGCGGCCGGCTGCCAACGCCACCCGCCCCTCCAGCCAACGCAGCCGGATCAGGTCGAGGCGGTTAGAGAAGGAACGGTGCAGCCGGCGGGCGTCGGCGAGGAGCTCCAAGGCTTCGTCCTGCTCACCGAGCTCGTTGAGATAGAAGCAGAGATTGTGGATGCCCACCAGCTGCAGGCGCGGCTCCCGCTCGGAGTCGATGCCCTCGAGCCCCCGGCGCAGGAGCTCCACCGCATCGTCAACGCGGTCCGAGCGCCCCGCCAACAGGCCGCGGCTGATCAAAGTCCGGCCCCGGCGATGTCCGGCCCCGGCCCGGCGGTAGACCGCCCCGGCCTTGAGCAGCAGCGACTCGGCGTCCTCCAGCTTTTGCAGATTCATGCCCAGGGACGCCTGGAGCTCGAGAATCCGACCCTGCTCCACCGGGTCCCCGGTCCCTTTGTCGATCAGCGACTCGGCGAGCTCGAAGGCCTTCTCGGCGCCGCGCAGATCCGACGAGATACGCCGGGCGTTGCCCAGGTAGGCCCAAGCCCGAGCCTTGAGATCGAAGAGCAGAGGCTCCGGCACCGTCTCCGTCCCCAGCTCGTAGGCGACGCTGACGGCGATTTCCGCAAGCTCCAGAGCCAGCATGGGGTCGTCGAAGCCGGACTCCCAGGAGCGGTCCAGCAGCAGCTCGCAGAGGGCCCAGCTGTGGAAGCGGGCATCCTTGCATACCAGCAGCCGCTGACGGCCCACCGGCAGTCGGGTGAGCTCCTCGAACAGATCGTCGGCGCTCACCGCCGCATCCTGAAGCCGTCGATGGTGCTCCAGCACCACGGCCAGCTCTTCATTCTCGGAGCCGTTGCCGTTGCTGCTCCCGGCGCCGGATGCCGGCCAGGGCTCCGCCGCAATGCGCGCCGCCTCGACGTCCACGGCGAGGAGCCGACGCACGGTTTCCCGCGCCCCTTCGTCCTCCAACTCGCCCTTCTCGAGACGTCGAATGTCTTCCAGGCTCAGCTGCTCTTTGCTCATCTCATCGCTCCACTTCCCACATCAACTCGGAGGGACTTCAATGCTTCGGTCACTTCTGTGCTTCAGCAACTTCTCCGACTCCGGCACTTTGCATCCCATCTTGACGCCGGTCTCGACACCGGCTCGGACACTGGCAGAAGCATCGGATCGATCCGCCCCGGGGCTCAACCGTTGGGATCCAGCTCGGGACCGTTCCAATGGGGGCCGAGCACACCCTGGCGATCTAATGTCCAAGCTCGCCTTTCGCTTTGAGGCATCATGGTCAATCTCCAGATGGTTTGCGTCCCTCGGCGACTCGGATGCAGGGTCAAGATAGCTGTTATAACAGCCGAACACAACAATCATTCATTGTTTTGCAAACCCTGAATCGGCCTTCGAGGTCTGGCTCTTCACCAATACCCTGTGTTTGTCAGGGAGAGACCCGGGACAACTATTTCGCCGTAGCTCGAAGATCGGGTAGCTCGATCCCCTGGCGACGCAGGTCCTCTTCCGCCTGCTCCGCCCATCCGGCGTTGGCCCGCGGGCTAGCGGGGCTAGGGTGGAGCATGCCGCCGATGGTCACCGGCAATCCCGCCAAGGCCTTTTCGGCGCGCCGCTGGGCGAATTTGCCGATCCCCACCAGCCGCGGAGCTTCCAGCAGCTCCACCGACCGCCGCAGAGCCCGGTCGCAGAGCTCGAAGAGAGGTCGGCGCTCCGCCACCGGCAGTTTGTCCGGCGTGCGGTTACGGCCGCTCTCCTCGAGGAAGATCAGCGGGCAGTAGTTGAGCACCAGGAAGCGCTGGAAAAAGCGCTCCGGCGTGCCGAAGCGCTCCCGAGCCCAGCCCCAGAGCCGCCGCCCGCTGACCTCGCTGCGGGTGCATTGGAAGCCTTCCACCGGACGCTTGGGATGCTCCTGGGACGGCTTGTCCACCGGCCCCTCGATGCCCATCCAGCCGCGCACCAGCTCGATCTCGCCGAAGGGCACACCGGTCTGGGCCATGCCCCAAGGACCGGGGTTCATGCCCAGGAAAACCGCCTCCTCGGCGCCGTCCCCGAAACGCTCGAGATACGCCCGGTGGGTCTCTGCGGCATAGCTCAGGGGGTTGTAGACATGGGTCACGGGAGCGTCGAATTGCAGGTCCTGGAGCTCTCGAGTGAGGTCTTGGGCGATCTGCCACAGGCTGTCGGTCATGGTGAGATTCTCTTCCTGACGGAGATGACTTCGAACGGTTTCAAGAGGGCCTGTCTTCGGACAGGGCACCGAGGGCGGGCGAGCTCTCCAGCGCCGGCGCCGCGCCGTAGCGTTTGCGCAGCCGCACTCCCCGGGGCTCACGGGTGATGCTGAACAACGAGGCGAGGACCGGCAGATACGGGCTCTCCGCCGCGTCCTCGCCGTTGATCTCCGCCACCTCCAACGCCTTCCGCGGCTCCACCTCCCGGCCCAAGAGGGTCTTGAGGAAGTCCAGATAGCGCATCAGCGAAGGCTCCTCCGGAGCCACCCGGATGTCCAACCGCCGGCCGTTGCGCCGGCTCACCACCACCACCCGGGAGCCATGGTAGACCACGTGATGGCTCGGCCGGCGGGAAGGCAGTGCAGCCTTGAGCTCATCCACCGCGACACCGCACAACGAAGCGGGATCGGCGGCGTTGACCCAGAATACGCGATCTTCCGGCAGGCCCCGGAGCAGCCGCCGGAAGGCCCGGTGGGAGATGAATTGGAGGCCGTCGACGCCGGTGAAGAAGCGCCCCGCCAACACCTCGCCGGAGAGCTCCATCAGGCGCAGACTGCGAAATACCGCCGACCAGCGCAGAGCCGGCGCCTCGCGGTCCAGCAGCTGACGAAAAACGATGCCATAGCGGTCCAGCAGCTGGCGGGCGCGATCCTTGTTGAGCTCTTCCGCCTCCAGCGCGTCTTCCGGCGCCGGCGGCGGGGGCAAGCGGCTCCAAGCGCCGGCGGCGGGGCGCGGTGAGGACCAATCCCGGCGCCCCCGCTGTCGGCGCCCTCTCGGTGGGCGACCCGGGCGCCGGCTGCCTTTCTGCACTCCCGCCCCAGCTCCGGCCGACCCAGCTCCGAAGCCCAGTGCGAGGCCGCGGCGCACCGGCGCGAAGGTGTCGGTGGAGGCCTGTCCGCTCCAAGCCAGGCGCCAGAGCTCCGACTGCACCGTCTCCGCCGTCCAGCCGGAGCGCCGCTGGAGGTCCGGCAGCTCGAAGCGGCCCCGCCCCACCGACGGAGGGAAGAGGACGTCCAGAGCTACCGAGCCCTCCGACGCCTCCTCGCTCTCCTCCTCCTGCTCCTCGCCATCGGAGGAGGTCTGAAAGAGCTCCAGATCCCCCTCCAGGGCAAAGGCGACCCGTTTGCGGCCGGTGCCGAACCAGCCCAGCTCGGTGTCGTGAAGCAGGCCGTCGAGCCAGCTGGGAAAGTAGGGAGCCAGCCGCGCCGGCAGCACCTGCTGCTCCCACAGCGCGACGGGGAGAGATAGGCCGAAGAGGGGCTCCAGGGCCCGACGGAGATCGTCCGTACCGCCGGCGCTGCGGCCCAGCCGCTGGTGCACCGCCAGCAGCAGCGGCAGCTTGGCCGGCGGCAGCGGCTCGAAGGCCGGCCGTGCCGCGGCGCGGGTACGGCGCAGCAGGATCTCCAGATTCTCGGCGTCGCAGAGCTCCAGGACGCCCCGCTCCCCCGGTCCTGGCGCCCCAAACCCTGGATCCAAGCCCCCGGGCTCCAAGACCAGCTGATCCACCACCACCCGCCGCTCCTCCACCAGCGTCTCTAGAATCGTCGCCCAGCGCGCCGGCTCGAGGCCGAAGACCCGCGGCGCCAGGGTCACCTCCCGCGGGCCGTAGAAGCGCAGCCAGTCCGCCACGAGATCCGTGAGGGGGTCCCCATCGAGGTCCCCATCGAGCTTGTCGTCCTCCCCATCGCCGTTGCTGGCGCCGGCACGAATGCGCTCCGCCTCCTCACCACTGCGCTCCATGGCGGCGTCGATCTCGCCGCCGAGGGCCTCTTCCCCCGGCGCGGCCAAGCCTGGCACCGGCGCCGGCGCCAGCCGTTCCTGATCCTGCTCCCAGGTGAGCCCCAGCGCCGCCAACAGCCGCGGCAACCGCGCCACCGAGACCACCGCCGGCCCGCCGCCGGGCAGGGTCAGGGCCAAAGCCCGATCCTTCAGCTCCCGGTGCACTAACTCCGGAGCCCAGGCAGCGTCGCCGGTGTCCCGGCGCGCCGCTTCCAGCAGCTGGGCCCACTCCTCCAGCGGGATCAGCAGCCGCTCTTCCAGCCAGTCCAGCAGCTCCAACCCGTTGCGCGGTGCGTACCCCGGTGCCAGGCGCTGGGCCTTGGCCTCGAAGTCCGCCACCAGCTGGGCCGCCAGCCGCGGCCGCAGATGACTGGAGAAAACCACTTCTTGGAGCAGCTCCGGCCGCAGCCGCGAGACTCCCGCCCCTTCCGGCGTATCGTCCTCGTACATCAGCCGATTGGTCTGCTTCCAGATCAGGCCCTCGGCGAAGGGGGACGGCGTCTCGGTCCACACCTCGCCGACCCGGATCTCCCCCTGGATGAGCTCGTCGAGGCGAGCCTCCAAAGAATCGAGATCGAATTCGTCCTGCAGGCAGGTACGCCAGGTCTCCACCAACATGGGGAAATCTTCGTATTGGGAAACCGCGGTGAGGAGCTTCTTCGACCGCGCCCGGTTGAGCCACAGGGGCATGCGCTTCTTGAAGCTGCCGCGCGGCAGCAGGAGAGCGCGGGCGGCGTTCTCCCGGAAGCGGGCGCCGAAGAAGCCGGTGGTTTCCAGGCGCCGGCGCAGCAACTCCTCCAACCGTCGCCGCAGCCCGGCCCCGGTGATCAGCTGCAGCAGATCGTCGGCGGGCACCTCGGCGGGAAGGATGAGGTTGATGCAATCGTCGTCCTGGACGATTTCCAGCGGGTGGGCATGGGCCTCGTGCCACGCCGCCGCCAGGGCGATGGCCAGGGGCCGGTTGACACGGCCGCCCCAGAAAGTGTGGAGCAAGACCTGGCGCCGCTCGCCACCGCCGGTGGGGTCGCGGAAATGCTCCACCAGAAGATGATGGCGATGGGGCAGGTCGGCGCCGGTGGCCTGGCGCTGACGGCGCAGGAGGTCGAGCAAGGAATCGGCGGCGGCGGGGCTGAGGGCGTGCTCCCGAGTCAGCTCTTCGGGCCACCGGGGATCCTCCAGCCGCCGGTTGGCCTCCTCCAGCAGCTCGCCGATTCGAGTCGACAGGTGGGCGTCCCGATCCCGTTCTTCGGCGCGCCAGAAAGGAGCCAGGCTGGCGGCGCCCCGGGAAGGGGTGACCAGCACGTCGTTGTGGGTGATCTGCTGCACCCGCCAGCTCTGAGCACCGAGACTGAAGGTATCCCCCAGAGAACGCTCCCAGACAAACTCCTCGTCCAGCTCACCGAGCTTGGCACCGGTGCCCTGGAGCCGCAGGTGATAGTAGCCGCGGTCCGGGATGGTGCCACCGGCCATGTACACCAGCCGCGCCGCCCCCGGACGCCCGCGCACCGTGCCGCTGACCCGGTCGATGGAAATGCGCGGATCCAGGTCCCGCACCCGACTGTCGGCGTAGCGGCCGGCGAGCATTTCCAGCACCAGGTCGAAATGGCGGCGGGAGAGGTGATGGTAGGGCTCGCTGGTGCGAATCACGGCGTACAGCCGCTCCACCGGCCAGGCCTCTTGAGCCACCATGGAGACCAACACCTGGGCGAGGACGTCGAGGGCGCCGTAGACCGGCTGCAGCGGCTCCAGATCGTGTTCCCGCACGCAGCGGGCGACCACCGCAGCGTCGAGGAAGTCGCGGCCGTAGAGGGGATAGAAGCGCCCCTTGCTCACCTCCCCCACCCGATGTCCGGCGCGGCCGATGCGCTGCACCGCCGACGAAACCGCCGGCGGCGTTTGCACCAGCACCACCTGGTCCAGGTCCCCGATGTCGATGCCCAGCTCCAGGGAGTTGGTGGCGACGATGGCCGGCAGCCGCCCCTCCTTGAGCCGCTGCTCCACCACCGACCGGATCTCCCGCGACAAGGAACCGTGGTGGGAGTAGGCCAGGTCCTGGTTTTGATCCTCGTTGATCAGCCGGGTCAGCTTCTCCGTCATGCGCCGGCTGTTGGCGAAGATCAGACTCGAGCGATGGGTGCGGATCAAATCCCGCAGCTCCCCCGCCAGATTGGGCCAGAAATCGTCCTCGCCGGCCCAGAAGTCGTCCTGGCCTGCACGGTGGAGCTGCAGCTCCTCGCCCTCCTTGGCCCGCTCCAGCCCTCGCGGCAGCTGCACTGCCAAATCGTAGGCCTTGGCCGCCCGAGACCGCACCATCGTCACCGGCCGGCGCCGGAAGAGGGGGTGCTCGCGCCAGCTCTCCGGCTCCAGGTGCCAGCCGCCGAACCATTGCGCGATGCGCTCCAGGGGCTTGACGGTGGCGGAAATGCCCACCCGCTGGAAATCCCCCGTAAGCTCCACCAAGCGATCGACGGCGGTGATCAGATGCACTCCCCGCTTGCCGCCGGCGACGGCGTGGATCTCGTCCACGATCACCGTCTCCAGGCCCCCCAGAAGACGCTGGCCACCCTGGGAGGTGAGCAGAATGTTGAGGCTCTCGGGGGTGGTGATGAGGATCTCCGGCGGCCGCCGCACCATGCGCTGGCGGTCCCGGGCCGGAGTGTCGCCGCTGCGGGTGAGCACGCGGATCTCCGGCGCCTCCTCACCATGGGCGGCGAAGTGGCCCTGGAGCTGCTCCAGAGGCTCCGCCAGGTTGCGCTGGATGTCGTAGTTGAGGGCCTTGAGGGGAGAAACGTAGAGCGCCCGGACGCCGCCGGTGCGCCAGGCACCGGTGAGCAGCTGATTCAGCGGCCAGAGGAAGGCGGTGAGGGTCTTGCCGCTACCGGTGGGCGCCGTCAGCAGCGCGTGCTCCCCCGCCGAAAGCACCGGCCAGGCCCGCTGCTGGATATCCGTTGGCGCGGGAAAGCGCTGACGGAACCATTCCTGGATCAGCGGATGGAAGGCTTCGAGGCCGGACGGGCCAGACGGGCCGGACAGGCCGGACGGGCCGGCGGGAGGGCTGGAGGGGGTGCTGGGATTCGAGCTCATGATGGGGCCGCAGAAGAGGAATTCTAGCAGCCGGGGATGCTTGTCGAATCACCCGCGAGGATGACACTAGGTCCTTGCGGTCGGGGGTGTTTTCAGGACAGCCGCTGCCGCCCCTCCGGGGCTTGGCAATTCTTCGGATCGCACACCCGGGGCTTGCGCCCCGGGCTAGATGCCTCCGCCCCTCCGGGGCTCTGCTGTGCCACCGGGGCTCCAATGTGGCGAGGAAGCTCCACTATCCTGACAGGACAGCCTTTAGCCGTCGGGGATGCTTCACGAATCACCCGCGAGGATGACAATAGGTCCTTGCGGTCGGAGGTATTTTCAGGACAGCCTGAGAATTCTGTCCAAAGACTATCGGAATCACGAACACCTTGGTGGTGGGCGCCAGCCCACCATCTGGACTGATTCTAGGCTCAATGGTGAGCTTCGAGCTTCCCCCTCTACCGGCAGGTTGGGTGGGCGGCTGGGAGAGGGGGACCGGAGGGGGTGAGGGCTTGGCTCCAAAGAAGCATCCGACGCTGAATTCTCGCACCAGATGGAGTTGTCTGTCTCCGAGCTCCTAGAGGAGTCTATCCAGCCAAGAAGCTTCAGATCAGCCGACGGAGGCGGTGGCCATGGCGCCGGAGGCCTCCAATAAGCGCCGGCTCGCCGCCGACAACTCTCGATGGCTGGCGTGCATGGCGAAATAGGGCAAGACCTTGGAGATCACCTCGGTCATTTCCGTCTGGCGGCCACAGCGATGGTAGAGGCCGGCGAGGTCCAGCGCCACCAGGGCGCTCTCCCCCGGCTCGCCGAGGGCTTCGAAACCCTGACGGGCCGCGCTCAACGCCGCCTCGGCCTCCACCGTACGGCCGAGACCGGCGGCCACGCGGCCTTCGAGCCAGCGCCAGCGCAACGCCAGCCGCTCGTTGGAGAAGCTGCTGGCGGGCTCCCGGAGCTCGTCCAACATGCGAGCGGCACGACCATGGTTGCCCAGCTCCGCCTCGCACTCCACCAGCAGCAGCCGAGCCTCCAGATTTTCCTGCCGATCCTCCGGACTCTGCAGCTGACGCAGCCCCTGGCGGATCAGCCAGCGCGCCTGACGAGGCTTGCCCACGTCGCGAATCAGCTCCGCCTGCTGTACCAACGCCTGCCCCAACCGCTGCTCGTCCCCGGAGCTGCGATAGAGCCGCACCGCCTGCTGGAAGAGCCGCTCGCTCTCTTCGTAGAGCATCTGCTGACGCCGCAAA
It contains:
- a CDS encoding single-stranded DNA-binding protein; amino-acid sequence: MTDSLWQIAQDLTRELQDLQFDAPVTHVYNPLSYAAETHRAYLERFGDGAEEAVFLGMNPGPWGMAQTGVPFGEIELVRGWMGIEGPVDKPSQEHPKRPVEGFQCTRSEVSGRRLWGWARERFGTPERFFQRFLVLNYCPLIFLEESGRNRTPDKLPVAERRPLFELCDRALRRSVELLEAPRLVGIGKFAQRRAEKALAGLPVTIGGMLHPSPASPRANAGWAEQAEEDLRRQGIELPDLRATAK
- a CDS encoding DEAD/DEAH box helicase — protein: MSSNPSTPSSPPAGPSGLSGPSGPSGLEAFHPLIQEWFRQRFPAPTDIQQRAWPVLSAGEHALLTAPTGSGKTLTAFLWPLNQLLTGAWRTGGVRALYVSPLKALNYDIQRNLAEPLEQLQGHFAAHGEEAPEIRVLTRSGDTPARDRQRMVRRPPEILITTPESLNILLTSQGGQRLLGGLETVIVDEIHAVAGGKRGVHLITAVDRLVELTGDFQRVGISATVKPLERIAQWFGGWHLEPESWREHPLFRRRPVTMVRSRAAKAYDLAVQLPRGLERAKEGEELQLHRAGQDDFWAGEDDFWPNLAGELRDLIRTHRSSLIFANSRRMTEKLTRLINEDQNQDLAYSHHGSLSREIRSVVEQRLKEGRLPAIVATNSLELGIDIGDLDQVVLVQTPPAVSSAVQRIGRAGHRVGEVSKGRFYPLYGRDFLDAAVVARCVREHDLEPLQPVYGALDVLAQVLVSMVAQEAWPVERLYAVIRTSEPYHHLSRRHFDLVLEMLAGRYADSRVRDLDPRISIDRVSGTVRGRPGAARLVYMAGGTIPDRGYYHLRLQGTGAKLGELDEEFVWERSLGDTFSLGAQSWRVQQITHNDVLVTPSRGAASLAPFWRAEERDRDAHLSTRIGELLEEANRRLEDPRWPEELTREHALSPAAADSLLDLLRRQRQATGADLPHRHHLLVEHFRDPTGGGERRQVLLHTFWGGRVNRPLAIALAAAWHEAHAHPLEIVQDDDCINLILPAEVPADDLLQLITGAGLRRRLEELLRRRLETTGFFGARFRENAARALLLPRGSFKKRMPLWLNRARSKKLLTAVSQYEDFPMLVETWRTCLQDEFDLDSLEARLDELIQGEIRVGEVWTETPSPFAEGLIWKQTNRLMYEDDTPEGAGVSRLRPELLQEVVFSSHLRPRLAAQLVADFEAKAQRLAPGYAPRNGLELLDWLEERLLIPLEEWAQLLEAARRDTGDAAWAPELVHRELKDRALALTLPGGGPAVVSVARLPRLLAALGLTWEQDQERLAPAPVPGLAAPGEEALGGEIDAAMERSGEEAERIRAGASNGDGEDDKLDGDLDGDPLTDLVADWLRFYGPREVTLAPRVFGLEPARWATILETLVEERRVVVDQLVLEPGGLDPGFGAPGPGERGVLELCDAENLEILLRRTRAAARPAFEPLPPAKLPLLLAVHQRLGRSAGGTDDLRRALEPLFGLSLPVALWEQQVLPARLAPYFPSWLDGLLHDTELGWFGTGRKRVAFALEGDLELFQTSSDGEEQEEESEEASEGSVALDVLFPPSVGRGRFELPDLQRRSGWTAETVQSELWRLAWSGQASTDTFAPVRRGLALGFGAGSAGAGAGVQKGSRRPGRPPRGRRQRGRRDWSSPRPAAGAWSRLPPPPAPEDALEAEELNKDRARQLLDRYGIVFRQLLDREAPALRWSAVFRSLRLMELSGEVLAGRFFTGVDGLQFISHRAFRRLLRGLPEDRVFWVNAADPASLCGVAVDELKAALPSRRPSHHVVYHGSRVVVVSRRNGRRLDIRVAPEEPSLMRYLDFLKTLLGREVEPRKALEVAEINGEDAAESPYLPVLASLFSITREPRGVRLRKRYGAAPALESSPALGALSEDRPS